gccggttctgatgattttgaaatcacaaaagtagaattgggaaagatgagcagggatatagataaccattttttccaagtgtcagtgaagaaaatgcttacccgatcagagaaggatggatgggagaaaagagaacttaaaagacacataagtgttttggctcagttcattgatagcatcggttgccttggagtaattccaatatcccatgccattgagaattttgacccaacttcttcggaaaacaagaagttgatgaaccaagttcaatgggctaagagcatcactgaagcggttgagaagtggattgaacaagtaatcaaagatggtgaataatacattaccgactcccgaaagttgtgtgatgaagtacagagcctgatttctgaaatccaaaaccagcttgtaccatgggagaaagaagagcacaaatggcaaaatgtcctacctctgtttaccaaaatcgaagagtatggGGCTACCAAATTTCTgatagaacattcaattaagctggtaactaatgaatgccaacttttcatgctaaagaaaactatcatgtggcgggtgctcacctttcagtcggtaattacggatgcaagaacctctgtctatgaactccaggatttgcaaagtagtatagtcaaggataataaagtggttaatcccgatcatgactgggagcTAGGAATCTGTGGGTCAAGCACACAGGAAGCAGTCAAGTCTTTCTAGTTAAACATGGAGAGGATCAGAGTCAAGAGTAGTTTCATgccggaggatataaccaaggtggctaggattgaATCTGTGGTTTTCATTGGGAACGATCGACTGCCAAAGCACTcaaagaagatggtgcaacacaagtggaataaagaagtggcaaaggcaaaactcaatgcaatgaaagtcccaagccaatcaatgatccaagaactcaTAGCTGCTCATGATGCCCACGAAGAtggagaagatgacaatgatgggatatgacataatgcattaatttaggattagtttcttttatttaaaaaaaaaaaacatttttcatagttatgcaaaaacttcgggacaactgtcccaaaatactttttgTTGGTTTTGTAACTGTTTTATTGGGGAGTGGTTGAGTTTTTAGGGAGATCTCCcctgtttagactataaattaagtaaaacagatggtaAAAGGGTTAGATTTTAGAAACTAATTTTGTGAACTTCGATTGAGGTTTTTGTTTTGGGTATTTTctgttcttaatcaaaggaagaatcaaaTGATTGAGATCTGTTATGAAAAAGATTGGCAGATGTatttttgtgtctttgttgcataaggatatatatgaaatctgatcatattgtttttggggagaagaaagatctgtgtattttgaatccgaatagataacatgtctttgtaaatgttcatctgatcaagtaatagtaattgatcatttcattgtagtatttcattattcctctgatgttctgtcctttgaatgtgttgtttaatctagaaaagattcatgattgagggcGGATTTATTTCCCTTGAATCTGTTCGTCTTTTATAGTTtaggtggaagaagtatattgaactttgtttcagttgctgtagttacatgtattgaaaaattaaagaaaacagttttccattatttatgagacatgaggaaagttatagcctttcatctaagaatgaaataggcggccttacgtgctttctagttaaaagcttttcatttagatataaataaaaacaaaaacacattttatgaaaaacctagatagggagttgtacctaggcaaaaattcagagggaagtgattcgaacaaacacttacccaactgttcagtgaatcatttgttcttagaagaAGGTAACGgagtttaaaattaatcatttaaaaacaaagagcaaatttgttcactaacaatcTAACATAAAATTTAAAGAAAACATGTACATGAAAAGTATATTCACATCATTAATATACTTCcaaataattacaaaatatatggATATTCTATTAATTCTAATAGAAGACATCTCATTACCCCATATACTTGACAAGTTGTTCATGTAACCTAATATAGCTATCTAAGAGAATTTGTGCCACATTTAGGCATATTCATCACCATTAATTTTGTATGTCTAGATACATATAATAAAATGAATCGGGTGTCTTTATATTTAtactattaaaaatatataaatgatgTTATAAAGAATATTTAGTCTTGTTTTTATTTAAggtatatgcaaataaatgaatatgtcttttatttaaaaaaatagaaagatcTCAACACACGTAATGAAATATTAGAACAATGCAAAGTATAagagttatattttattaataccAAATAGAAGGAGACTCTTCAATCCATGAAGATTTATATTGATAATGTAATGTACCAACTTGCACAATAGAATAATATAacaaaaaatgaacataaaataattGATAATAGTATGTCACTTTGAAGGGGAAGACTTCTAACACATTTTGAAGGGTGCGCCTCCAATAATCTTCCATAAGAACTTAATACTCAACTTGATAAAATTAACTAACCTATACCTCCCATATACACCATATATAATTAACTATAATCCCTAGAACAAACTAACTtcctatatataattataataataattatgcaACCTATTAATTAAGTAACCACAAGATGACTATTCATAACTAAATACATACTATAAAATTTGAACATGACAAATATCtctttaataatataaaataaaaatattttaactataaaaaCAATACCAATAATTTCATCTTTTATAAAACTTACAGTCCATGGAATCATAAACTATGATATTTGCTTTTCTTTCCTTATCCCAAAATCCCAAAGTGACACAAAAACTATATTAGGTTGTAGATTACTTAAAGCCAGTGTATCATAATGGTTTGACTTTAAAATTGTAGAATATGGCCTGTAGCATCATCTAATGCTCCTTTGAAATAGGCCAAATCTGCATTCATATGATATTTATATGCTCTCTTTCCTTTGATTGCATGGATCCTTGTTTGACCTCATTTGAGATACTTTCTGGTAGACTTTCCATTGGTAGCAGCTTACCATCATCCTTCATATCCCTCTTCTTCCCCCATAGCACTGTATAAAGACCTACAACAACCAAAATCCCTCCTTCTAGACTGCAAGCAATATCATATAAGTATGTTAATCTAGGATTTGGTTAGGCAGTATATCTAAAATTATATTAGTTTTCTTTGTAAGCAGGTTTCTTTAGATCATGTTTCGGATCAcattccgtgatccatcatcaaaatgattgtgctctcaatcatcctcatgatggatcacggagtgtgatccggaACATTGATCTAAAAACCTCGCACACAATCTTCTCTAAAAACCTGCTTACAAAGAATTCTATGAATTGTAGAAATCTTATATCATTAATTATATTAGTTTTTCAATAAAATCTATCTATTTATCTGATTTTAAATGAACCACCTAAACAAATCAAAACGATATTATACATTCATTCCATATATTCACCTTCCAGAATACAGTTGTTCATCTAGAACAGCAGGTGACAAAATGGCAACTATTAGCAAGACTACAGGAGAGAACATAGCTACAAAAACTGGCCCTTTTTTGCCGATGCACCACATTTGCATGCAGTATGCAAGCACTGAAATCACTATTCCCTGCATAAACAAAACACCATAATCAATCAGCTGACGTTGTGTGAACTGCCCTTTTTAAGATATGTATAAAAAGCTATAAACAAGTGCATATAATTCATACAGCATAGACAACAGTCAATAGTTGAAGGTTCCAGCCCAAAGCCCAGGCAGAAAGCTTTCGTTCAAAAATTAAGGCTGCCACGCCTGATTGCAGTGAGGCAGCAAAACACATCAACGTTATCAGTGACATTTGAGCCGGATAAAACTTTATGATTTTAGCCTGCAAATCAGGTACAATATATCAATGTTTACGTTACATATTCAACTATTTCTCTATAAATGAAGTTAGTTAGGATtaagatgaaaacctgaagaataAACCATGTGCACCATGCAATATAGCTGGTCATCATTAGAATAGAACCTTTTATCCAATCCTCGTGAACTTTATTAAGATGGTGCTTTTGATGAATAGGAGGAGACCAGAGCTTGGGTATAACAGAACCCTTGTACACAGTCATAACTAATGCTCCAATTGTGCAGATCAAGGTACCCAAAACCTTTGCTTGTCCTGCCCGGGTTTTGATCCTAACTTTTTCCAATCTAAACCCATATCAGAAAAATGTCCAATCAATAATGATATTTCTTAAATTTTGTTTTTTCACTCAAGTCAAAgagttgcaaaacttgaaagaaaaTTCAAAGACATTAGGTTTCTACAGTCTATGTTAATGAGCATGGAAAGTTTTTAGattcaattttttaaatatttttggatCAAGATTTCCGATCATTGAAAAATTAGACTCTTGGGTATTGATATTATGTCTATAAAAACACAGTCAGTCTTAAATCACACACTAAGcgacatattaagcctagagaatatcagtcaactctgaatgtttaacacttttaaacctaaaaATCAAACCTTAATGTATGTAATCTAAGCCGTCCGTAAAAACACCTCTGATTTACCTGAACAAAACAGCCATGACAAAGGTCATTGCAGGAATGACATTCCCTAACGCAGATCCAAATGTTGGAGAAGCATATTTCAGTCCTGCCAAGTAGAGATTTTGTTGGATAGTTGTCCTGCAAATCATTATGTCATATTATTCAGACATTTGGATCATTACGTCAATGTTAGTTGCACTGTAACCCAGAAGCATAAAATGAGAAATAACATACCCACATAGAGCAAGCAAGAAAATCATGCAGGAGCTGTAAATGGTGATGGATGGCCGAGTCTTCCTTCATAATAAAACCATAGGATTATACTGGGCAGTACTTATGAATggattcaaatatgaaatgaacaaAGTTAGAAGTCCCTCTCaatacattaaatatattaaaaCTTACCTTTCAAGGAAATATGCAAGAGGAGCCAGAAGCACAGAAGCAACCACATGCCTGTAAAACACCAGAACAAAACAACTTAATCCATTATTTAGGGCAGCCTTAGAGATTATGATGAGACCAGCATAAGCAGTCTGCACAATAACCATGAATATATAGGGCTTATATTTCTCCATGATTAGAAAAATGCAAGTTTTCAGACTTAATAGTTGCTTATATTTATAATATGAGCTGTTCTTAATCATAGAGCAGGTCTGCCACTGTACCAAGTGCATGTCATTACCTTGAGTGAGTCATCTTTGCACTAATAAAGTAGAAGCACTAAGGAAAACTATACTTTCTTTCTAGCATAGATGGATTCTTTTTCAGTCCACTGAGATGTTCCCTATTCGTTGGTCTATATTATGTCAAGAATGTATCCTGATTATATGCCAATGCCTCCAAATAATAATTCCCCATGACGTTGCTCACAAAAGTCTCACCACTATATTTCCTAAAGGATAATGGGAAAGTCAATGAAACTTTCATTATTAATAGAAATGTTTATGCTATTTGAAAGAAAATTTTACAAGCATACAGAGGTGTATATGAATAGAATTCCTATTATATAAGTCTCTATATATGTATGATAGGCTTATTCGGTTTTAATATTGATAATGaaagaatgatattgatgatgtgtTAAACTAATTAATCATGTTTTAAAGATTAATGATTTTAATTTGATGATTATCTTAAGATTTAGTAGAAAAAATGATGAATGATGATGATGAGCATCATAGGATTGATCTTGACTATCATGAATCTAATCTATCACATGAAATCAATTCATGTTGCATGAGATTTAACTAGTAGAATGTGCACCTAATGAACTACTCCCCTTCACATTTGTAACGTCTAAGGATATCATTTAAGGGCTTCTAAACTTGATAGCTTACTAGGatattctatttcaaattcatttgGTAGGCTAGATCAACTATGATGAGAAATATTGAAAACAACACACAGAGGCATGTACATTGCCTATAATATAATATAGTGAACCTAGTGTTTGTTGTTATTTAAAAGATTAAATGTGTTCTATCGATTGTCTCATTGATATCATATATGATCTCCTCTATGAAATTAATTTCACACTAAATATCCTCAAATACAATAACAGGCCAACATGCCACACAAATGTGTGTTAAAATAGTTGATAATGACTACTAGAGGACGAAAATAAAACTAAAATTTGAGACTAGTTATTTAAATTTTAAGGTCATTCTCATGTGCATACTTGAACTAAGTTAACCTCAAGCTACTTAAAAATGATCCCTACTTATTAAAATGGCAATTTCAAGGTAGGGAGAAAGTGTATGAAGCAAGTGTGGGTGAGGGTGTAATAATTATGATTAAATGGTGCATAGACAAAAACTAGTTTAACTAGGGATGAAAAGGATGTGGATATGTCACTTGTCAATATGTTATTGCAATAATATATTCTACCAAGGTGAAGAAAAATTGAAATAGGAAATAGTATGGGTGAGATAATTTCACCATTATATTTTGTAACCACTTTGATTTGTATGTGACTCtaatttgagtttgcatttcagAGTATATAGACACTCTCATCCaatatgaaaattaaatatttatgcgctcatttagaaatataaaatatttgaaaatttctccTCAATATGAAAAATCCAATAAAACTAGTAAAACAATAGAAATATATTCAATCAATAGCTCTTCACTAGAATAAGAGTGAACTACAAGTTGTTTCAAGAGTATACAAAAAATTAAATGAAGAGAGAAGGGATATAAAATTCCACATGCATGAAATGTGATACAAAATAATCTATTGACTTTGGTATTATGATATGGATCTACATGGTGTGGCCATGTTATAAGTCTCCACACAATGTgacattttaaagaaaaatatttgcagGATGTGGCATGATAAAGATCTATGTGATCTATATGTAATAAAATGCAACTCCGCATGATGTATATGCATGGAATGTGATCAAGATCCATTAGATAATGTGTTGGGTTTATATCTAGCTTAAGTCACTATAAAAAATATATCAACCATTAAAAGTACTAGTTATTATATTCCCTCTCTAATTGGTTGCATATGTAGTatacaaggaataagagaagagaaaaataataTACAAAAAAGATAAGATAATTGTATAAGGTGCAagcatgtaaagttgaatcatcatacaaaaagcataaaaaaattgaagataagaaTCAAGACAATAATGCTTCCcacaatataataaaattataaggaTTGTGTAAAGTATATCAAGTATGTAATGAAGTGAATAGATACATGTGTAAGCACAAATTTAGAGGATATAAGAATGAAAGAACATGTAAAATGATCACCCCAAAAAGATAATGAAGAAGATTCTAATTTAAATATAATGGTTATGAAAACATCAATGAGATGTAGAGATTACATTCATCACAATGGTTTTAAATGTGTGATCATACAAAAACCATGATATAATCATAAGGTATAGTAACATAAGCATTAAATTGGGGCATAAGTAATTAAAAATATGTACATTAAGTGATAAATATGGAGCCATAATTGAGTATGAGTGATAATTAGAACTTAAGTTTATAGGTCATAATAAAGGTAAACATAAAAATTATAGTGGTCAATTCAAAATGGagtatatataaaaatatacaatCTAATAACAAAACATAAGACAATATGATGTGACACATAAAGAGATCATAGGTGCTAAACATAAAAATGGGATAAGGACAATGTTTCTCAAGTGAGAGAAACAAAGTGCGAATAATAGTATAGAAAGTGAAAgacaaataaataaaaacaaaaagaacaaaatataaaaggtgaaataaataaaaacaaaaaaaacaaaatataaaaggtgaaataaaaaTAGGATAAACACGACATAAAAGTCATAAAGAAAAGGTTAAAATAAACAAATGCATGCTAAAGATCAAATGAAAGGAAATATATAAGTCGTCCTCTCCCTCAAGGTTCTTGATACTCTTCTTTAGTTATGTGAATTTGATTTTAAATTGTGTATttcttttttcataaaaaaaattactcTTTGGAAACACACTATTAATAGGTAAAACATGAAGTGTTTTATTATTTAGTCACTTATACAGCATATTTAGAGGTAGTATGAAAATATGTTATATCTATTGTACCACTATAAAAAAATTTAGAATGGATGtagtatttttcttcatatgaaCACTAAGGGATTCACAATGTTGATTCTTTATCCTTCTTTGatctaataaataattatttatgcttAACTTAATATTCCACCATATCTTGTTCTCACTAATCCTTTGATACTTCTAATATAATTGATATACCTCATGAATATATTCCTTGCTTTAATATGGAGGTTCACTATGACTAGTTCAAATAATCTAGATCATATGTATCTCATGCAATATTTAAGTGCATGTAAAGTTTTCATGAATAAATCTAATATATTAATGCATAATATAAAGTCAACTTTCAAGTGTTTCAACCAAGGTCTACCAAGTAATATAGAAAAACTATGAAAATAAGGATAACATCTCATAATATTTATACTTTCCtagatacaaaaaaatcaaaataatttatatttaagatAAATTAATAGTCactaaattaaaaaatttagattaaaataaaaatcattttcagtttttttaaattaaaaaggaatcatatatatatataaataattctaCAGGTGAGTTGAAGGATGGATAGGGTTAGCTAATGTAAGGTTATGTAATAAATCAAGACCCATTTAAGCACGTGCACACACACATAGGGTGAGAATGTAAGTCACGACTTACACAAGACTAATGAGAGTTTAGATAGATAAGTTACAATAAATGtatgaaaattaaatattatacATAGGGGTATTTATATCTAACATCAATGGTGAAGGAATATTGTTGATGATGTGCTAAATGGATTTTTCATCTCTATAAAATTTATGGCCTTAATTTaatgacaatcttaggatctaaaCTAGCGTCGGTTTGAATCCTAACTATTACATGTTTCATCTATTGTATGAAATTCATTTGTTTCACTCAAGATTGGACTAGCAAAATAAAGAAATACATATCTATGTCTATGTGATATCTAAATTTGTCAAGGTGGTGTCTAGGAACATCATTCAAGATTATGTCAAGATTCAAAGTCAAATGGGTTCTCCTATGTTAAAACACTTTGATATGTTGTTTTAATGACAATGAGTAATATTGAAAACATATATGAAAATATAGATCTATTTGATGATGTAATGAATTggattctttgttttctttgagaaATTCAAATCTCCTTGATGTCATATGTCATCTTCTTTATGAAATTAAATTCATATTGAATATCGCAACATAGAAACATGTCACACAAAGGTGTATCAAATTGTCTCATAACAATGAATAGAAGGGAATGGGAAAGTTAAAATTTGTTTATGATTCTTTGAATTATAAGTTCATTCTAGCACATTTTGAAGTCGAATTAAGTCAATCCTAAGATACTCTAAATGAATCTTAGATTAAAAAGGTAATTTGAAAATAAGAAGTGCAAATATGTGAAAATAAGTATAattgaaaatataataaataagtAAATGATTAATatgtataaaattatatataaatagaaataaaatgaatataaataaaaCTCAATTCATAAACCAAAAATAATATACCACTTATCAATACATTATTTCTTTAAGACATTTCACCtaaataaatacaattaatatttcaaaaaagtgTGATTAACAGATTTCAAAGCACATGTCAATAAATTTGAAATGGAACAAAGAATAATCCACTACTTATATCTTATCTTGATGTCATACATTAACATCTATAGGAATTTCCCTACTTTCAAAAGATAATGACTGACATTTTCTAGTCAATTGAGTGGTTCATATAATTAGGGCCCAAGTTTGACATTGGCtagtattttttattatttcaatttaGTCTGTCAATGTCAAAGACAAGGATTTTCTAGTATGAAAATGAGACGTTGCCAAACtttgttatgatttttttttggaaatgagTGTTGCCAATCTTTTTACATTATAGTTTAGgaatcttttattattatttttttggctCCATGTTATAACTTTCCATCTTGAAAACCATAATAATACTAATTGGATTAATTTTTGCTCTTAAAAAAGTGAGAAGTTATATTAATTCAAATATTATTGTTTTTTGTGGGGGGGATTTGAATGTGTTTTGTAGGTTATATAGGGTAATTTATGTGACTTTTTTTATTagaattattaatttaaatattatgattttatttttttttggatttgaatGTGTTTTTTAGGTTATATGAagtaatttatatgaattttttaattaCATTTTGGAATGGAATAATTTTTTAGATATAATTGAGGATTatgtaaatatataaattttaatttagatttaatcAATT
The nucleotide sequence above comes from Cryptomeria japonica chromosome 11, Sugi_1.0, whole genome shotgun sequence. Encoded proteins:
- the LOC131041221 gene encoding WAT1-related protein At5g07050 isoform X1 yields the protein MEKYKPYIFMVIVQTAYAGLIIISKAALNNGLSCFVLVFYRHVVASVLLAPLAYFLERKTRPSITIYSSCMIFLLALCGTTIQQNLYLAGLKYASPTFGSALGNVIPAMTFVMAVLFRLEKVRIKTRAGQAKVLGTLICTIGALVMTVYKGSVIPKLWSPPIHQKHHLNKVHEDWIKGSILMMTSYIAWCTWFILQAKIIKFYPAQMSLITLMCFAASLQSGVAALIFERKLSAWALGWNLQLLTVVYAGIVISVLAYCMQMWCIGKKGPVFVAMFSPVVLLIVAILSPAVLDEQLYSGSLEGGILVVVGLYTVLWGKKRDMKDDGKLLPMESLPESISNEVKQGSMQSKEREHINII
- the LOC131041221 gene encoding WAT1-related protein At5g07050 isoform X2; translated protein: MIFLLALCGTTIQQNLYLAGLKYASPTFGSALGNVIPAMTFVMAVLFRLEKVRIKTRAGQAKVLGTLICTIGALVMTVYKGSVIPKLWSPPIHQKHHLNKVHEDWIKGSILMMTSYIAWCTWFILQAKIIKFYPAQMSLITLMCFAASLQSGVAALIFERKLSAWALGWNLQLLTVVYAGIVISVLAYCMQMWCIGKKGPVFVAMFSPVVLLIVAILSPAVLDEQLYSGSLEGGILVVVGLYTVLWGKKRDMKDDGKLLPMESLPESISNEVKQGSMQSKEREHINII